A genome region from Nicotiana tabacum cultivar K326 chromosome 13, ASM71507v2, whole genome shotgun sequence includes the following:
- the LOC107766965 gene encoding uncharacterized protein LOC107766965, whose translation MLSEHRVNLSYMQAWRAKEKALQFLRGNMADSYSKLPKYFYILEETYPGSVVKLKKTADECFLYAFVALCTSISGWQHCRPVVVVDGTLLKSAYRGIMLTPSTMDAVGTIFPLAYAVVDSENDASWKWFFEQFKQAYGERPSMCVVSDRNESILKATSIVYPDMPYYSCMWHIWTNIRSKFKKGHLQLHELYFATTRSYTLDEFNERMSKIEEEDPHVKSYLYDIGYHRWSRVHATVNRTWTMTSNIAESLNVVTKDARELPTFDLLEYMRTLLERWTNEKLLKANGTFTFLGSEFNKELENNRTLSQKLRLRASTDHIHTVLDGMKRYIVCLENKKCSCGQFQLEELPCVHALAALRHKNETYENYCSPYYTRESLLRTYEIPVNPLPDESKWNVPQRILDEVVNPPTGDKRQPERPQKERYKTYDEIKSKKYKVSCGNCRGEGYNKRSCKNTP comes from the exons ATGTTATCCGAACACAGAGTGAATCTAAGCTACATGCAAGcatggagagcaaaggaaaaggctTTACAGTTTTTGAGAGGGAATATGGCTGACTCCTACAGCaaattacccaaatatttttatattcttgagGAGACCTATCCTGGTTCGGTTGTTAAATTGAAGAAGACAGCAGATGAATGCTTCTTATACGCATTTGTTGCTCTTTGTACATCAATAAGTGGTTGGCAACATTGTAGGCCAGTAGTCGTAGTTGATGGGACACTCTTAAAGTCAGCCTATAGGGGGATTATGCTGACACCAAGCACCATGGATGCAGTAG GTACAATATTTCCCTTGGCATATGCTGTGGTTGATTCTGAAAACGACGCATCTTGGAAgtggttctttgagcaattcaagcaGGCATATGGTGAAAGACCTTCAATGTGTGTTGTTTCAGATAGGAATGAGAGTATACTGAAGGCAACATCAATTGTCTATCCGGACATGCCATATTACtcttgcatgtggcatatttggacaaatataaggTCAAAATTCAAGAAGGGTCATCTACAATTACATGAATTGTACTTTGCTACAACACGGTCATACACTctggatgaatttaatgaaaggatgTCGAAGATTGAAGAGGAAGACCCGCATGTGAAATCTTACCTATATGATATTGGCTATCACAGATGGTCAAGAGTACATGCAACAGTGAATAGAACGTGGACAATGACATCAAATATTGCAGAGTCGTTGAACGTTGTAACAAAAGATGCAAGAGAGCTGCCGACATTTGACCTTTTAGAGTATATGCGGACACTGCTAGAACGTTGGACCAACGAGAAGTTATTGAAGGCGAATGGTACTTTCACATTTCTTGGGTCCGAATTCAACAAAGAATTAGAGAACAACAGAACATTATCTCAGAAGCTTAGG TTGAGGGCTTCAACAGATCATATACATACTGTGTTAGATGGTATGAAGCGGTACATTGTGTGTCTAGAAAACAAGAAATGTAGTTGTGGCCAATTTCAACTTGAAGAACTTCCATGTGTGCATGCTTTGGCAGCATTAAGGCACAAGAATGAAACATATGAAAACTATTGCTCTCCGTATTACACAAGGGAGAGCCTTCTACGTACGTATGAAATACCGGTAAATCCTCTTCCTGATGAAAGCAAATGGAATGTGCCACAACGTATTTTGGATGAGGTAGTAAATCCACCGACGGGAGATAAAAGGCAGCCAGAGAGACCTCAAAAGGAAAGATATAAAACATATGATGAAATAAAGTCAAAGAAGTACAAGGTGTCATGTGGAAATTGTAGAGGTGAAGGGTataacaaaagatcttgcaaGAATACGCCCTAG
- the LOC107766966 gene encoding UDP-glycosyltransferase 91A1-like: protein MAENSKKLHIAVFPWLAFGHMIPYLELSKLIAQKGHKVSFISTPRNIDRLPKLPPNLVPFLNFFKFPVPKIEKLPKNAEATIDVPYEQVKYLKLAQDGLQESMAKFLEDSAPDFILFDFTSYWVPSVAKKFDIPTAYFSIFIAAFLGFVGPVPGLNNDYEIRTTPEEYTVPPAWVPIETTVCWKLFEVLRIFDASMEGDEENVPDIFRMYKTLEDCDILFVRSCSEFEPEWLKVLEDIHRKPVFPVGQLPTTSYEDDSSTIDAWKSIKLWLDMQEKGKVVYVAFGSEAKPSQNELTEISLGLEKSGLPFFWVLRTKRGESDDELIRLPEGFEERTKGRGIVCTSWAPQLKILSDDSVGGFLTHSGWSSVVEAIQFEKPLVLLTFLADQGINARLLAEKKMAYSVPRDDRDGSFTRDSVAESLSLVLVEEKGKIYREKVKEAKTLFCDKGRQDSYVENFLSYFQNYRKA from the coding sequence ATGGCGGAAAACAGCAAAAAACTGCATATTGCAGTATTTCCATGGCTAGCTTTTGGCCATATGATTCCATACTTAGAATTATCAAAACTCATTGCTCAAAAAGGCCACAAAGTTTCCTTCATTTCAACCCCAAGAAACATTGATCGTCTCCCTAAACTTCCTCCAAATCTCGTCCCGTTCTTAAATTTCTTCAAATTTCCTGTGCCCAAAATAGAAAAACTACCAAAAAATGCAGAAGCCACCATTGATGTTCCTTATGAacaagtcaagtacctcaaacttgCGCAAGACGGACTTCAAGAATCCATGGCGAAGTTTCTAGAAGATTCAGCTCCTGATTTTATACTCTTCGATTTTACTTCTTACTGGGTTCCTTCCGTCGCTAAAAAATTTGATATTCCGACGGCTTATTTCAGCATATTTATCGCTGCGTTTCTGGGTTTTGTCGGACCCGTACCGGGTTTAAACAACGACTATGAAATTCGGACGACGCCGGAGGAATACACCGTTCCTCCGGCGTGGGTCCCAATTGAGACTACAGTTTGTTGGAAATTGTTTGAAGTTTTAAGGATCTTTGACGCTTCCATGGAAGGAGATGAAGAGAATGTTCCTGATATCTTTCGTATGTATAAAACCCTAGAAGATTGTGATATTTTGTTTGTGAGGAGTTGTTCAGAATTTGAACCGGAATGGTTGAAAGTTTTGGAAGATATTCACCGGAAACCGGTTTTTCCGGTAGGGCAACTTCCTACGACGTCGTATGAAGATGATAGTTCGACGATCGATGCATGGAAAAGTATAAAACTGTGGCTTGATATgcaagaaaaaggaaaagttgtTTACGTAGCGTTTGGTAGCGAGGCAAAACCGAGTCAAAATGAACTCACTGAGATTTCGCTCGGTTTAGAGAAATCTGGATTACCGTTCTTTTGGGTATTAAGAACTAAACGAGGAGAATCTGACGACGAACTGATTCGATTGCCTGAAGGATTTGAAGAAAGGACAAAGGGAAGGGGAATTGTCTGCACGAGTTGGGCACCACAGCTCAAGATACTGAGCGATGACTCAGTGGGTGGATTTTTGACTCATTCGGGATGGAGTTCAGTGGTTGAGGCTATACAATTTGAGAAGCCATTGGTTTTGTTAACATTCTTGGCTGATCAAGGGATAAATGCTAGGCTCTTGGCGGAGAAGAAGATGGCGTATTCGGTGCCCAGAGATGACAGAGATGGGTCGTTCACTCGTGACTCAGTAGCTGAGTCACTGAGTTTGGTACTCGTTGAGGAAAAGGGTAAGATTTACAGGGAGAAGGTTAAAGAGGCGAAAACTCTTTTTTGTGACAAAGGAAGACAAGATAGCTATGTGGAGAATTTTTTAAGTTATTTCCAAAATTATAGAAAAGCCTAA